GATCAGCTTGATGCCGCCCGGCCTCACTTCCGAGATCCGGCGCACCGAGCCGCCTTCATAGTAATACATCATCGTTAGATCCTTATAAATGCGGTTTACGGTACCCGTGCCCTTATACATGAAGAATAATTTGCGGACTGCATTAATCAGATGAGGATTCACCACCCTGCAGGACAAGGAACCCATATAGATGCCGCCTTTGCGTTCAAAAGACAGATGGACCTCCTCGCCCCCGGCCTCCTCCAGCACAATCTCCTGTTCGCCCGCGCCAAGTACCTTCACACGGTGACTGATATAGCTGGTATCGGCGGTTAGCAGAAACTGGTTCAGCTGAAATTCGGTCATTTGCATCGTTGCATTCACATATTCCATCGCCAGACGCTGAGCCATAAACATCCCTCAATTCTTAATGACTAACCCTTAAGTCTCGGAAGGCGCTTCGTGCTGCGGTTCATCCCCGGAATCCTGATCATCCGGTTCTGCCGGAAGCTCTTCTTCGGTGGGTAGAGTATGTCTATCTATAAGTTCCCATAATTCGTCTTTGCCAAGTCCAATCTCCGATGAATACGCAATGAAGCTGTCTCCCGGCAGCACACCGAGCTCCTGCTTCATGATCTTGATATGCTTCGGCCAGCGGGTCTTCGGAATTTTGTCCGCTTTGGTGGCTACTACGCAGAGCGGCAGATCGTAGTGCTTCAGCCAGTCAAACATCATTTTGTCATTGACGGTCGGCGGGTGGCGCAGATCTACGATAAGCAGGACCATCTTCAGCGTCTCGCGTTCTGCCATGTACTTCTCGACCATTTTGCCCCAGGAGGCGCGTTGCGTCTTCGAGACCTTGGCGTAGCCATACCCCGGGAAGTCAACGAAATACATGCTCTCATTCACACGGTAATAGTTCATATGCTGCGTCTTGCCCGGTGTAGAACTGGTGCGGGCCAGATTCTTGCGGTTAATCATCCGGTTGATCAGAGAGGACTTCCCTACGTTGGAGCGCCCTGCCAGAGCAATCTCCGGCAAGGCATCCATGGGGTACTGGTCAGGGCCTACGGCACTGATAATAAATTCGGCGTTGTTAACTTTCATAAGACTTCCTTTCTAATGCACACTACTGGGCGCTTCAATGCTTATTTCTGTATCTGTATCTGAATCGGTGTTGATTCCATCTGCATGATCTACAAGCGCGTGCTTCAGTACCTGATCCATATGGGACACCGGCACGAACTCGACATCACTCAGGACACTCTCGGGGATATCCTTGAGGTCGCGTTCATTGTCCTTCGGGATAAGAATCTTCTTGTAGCCCGCACGGTGGGCGGCCAGGGATTTCTCCTTCAGGCCTCCGATAGGCAATACGCGTCCGCGCAGCGTAATCTCGCCGGTCATGGCCACATGCTTGGAGACATACCGCTTGGTGAGCGCGGAGATCAGCGCCGTGGCGATCGTAATCCCTGCGGACGGGCCGTCCTTGGGAATCGCACCTTCGGGAATATGAATGTGAATATCGTTCTTCTCGTGAAAATCAGGAGCAAGCCCCAGCTCCTCCGCCTTCGAGCGGGTATAGCTGAAGGCGGCCTGCGCCGACTCCTTCATCACATCGCCGAGCTGTCCGGTCAGCGTGAGCTTCCCGGTGCCTTGGACCACGGTTACTTCAATCAGCAGCGTATCGCCGCCAACTTCGGTCCAAGCCAGCCCGGTCACGGTACCAATCTGATCCTCCAGCTCTGCCATTCCATAGCGGAACTTGGAGGCTCCCAGATAATCCTTGATCTCTTCCGGAAGAATGCTGACGCGCTCCTTCTCTTCCGAGACGATCTGCTTCGCCGCCTTGCGGCAGAGGGCAGCAATCTGCTGCTCCAGATTCCGCACCCCGGATTCGCGGGTGTACTCGCGGACCATCTTCAGCAGCGTATCATCTCCGATGGACAGCTGCTCTTCCGCAAGGCCGTGGCTCTTGCGCTGCTTCGGCAGCAGATAACGGCTGGCAATCTGCAGCTTCTCAAGCTCCGTATAGCCAGGAATGAACAGCATCTCCATCCGGTCCAGCAGCGGACGCGGAATGTTGTGCACGGCATTCGCTGTAGTGACGAACATGACGTTCGACAGGTCGAACGGCAGCTCAACGAAGTGATCGCTGAATGTATTGTTCTGTTCCGGGTCCAGCACCTCCAGCAGGGCTGCCGACGGATCGCCGCGGAAGTCCGCTGCCATCTTGTCGATCTCATCCAGCAGGAAGACCGGATTAGTGCTGCCTGCCGTCTTCATTCCCTGGATGATCCGGCCCGGCATTGCGCCGACATACGTACGGCGGTGACCCCGGATCTCGGCTTCATCCCGTACGCCGCCCAGCGAGATGCGGACGAACTTGCGGTTCAGGGAGCGGGCAATGGAGCGGGCGAGCGAGGTTTTGCCGACGCCCGGAGGACCTACCAGACACAGAATCGGCCCCTTCAGACCCTTGACCAGCTTCTGCACCGCCAGGTATTCCAGCACCCGTTCCTTAGGCTTCTCCAGACCATAGTGGTCTGCGTCCAGCACCTCTTCCGCCTTGCGGATATCCAGATCATCTTCCGTGGCTTCGCTCCAGGGCAGACTGAGCAGCCAATCCACATAGTTGCGGATGACGCTGCCTTCGGCCGAGCTTGCCGGCATTTTCTCCAGACGGTCGATTTCCTTCTCAATCTTCTCCTGCACCCGCTCCGGCAGGTTCTTCTCTTCCATCTGGGCGCGCAGCTCATCGGCTTCACCGGCCCGGCCTTCCTTCTCGCCAAGCTCCTTCTGGATCGCTTTCATCTGCTCACGCAGGTAATACTCCTTCTGGGTCTTCTCCATCTGCTTCTTCACACGCTGGCTGATCTTGCGTTCCAGCTCCAGCACTTCGCGCTCATTATTAAGGATATCGAGCAGCTTCTCCAGACGCTTGCTGACGTCAATGGTCTCCAGGATCTCCTGTTTGTCCTTGATCTTCAGCGCCAGATGACTGGTGATGACATCCGCCAGCCGCCCAGGCTCCTCTATATCGGAGACCGCAGCGAGTGTCTCTGGCGTTACTTTTTTGGACAAAGTGATGTAGTGTTCGAACTGGCTCAGCACGCTGCGCATCAGGGCATCGCTCTCCTGGTCCACATCCTCCTGCTCCGGCAGCTCACGCGCCATCACCTCATAGTACTCCTCGTTGTCCGTATAATGAAGTATCTCAGCCCGCTCTACGCCTTCCACCAACACACGGATCGTGCCATTGGGAAGCTTCAGCATCTGCCGCACATTCGCCACCGTACCCACGCGGAATATATCCTCTTGCCCCGGCTCCTCAATATTGACTTCAGACTGGGAGCAGAGGAGAATCAAATTATCTTCAACCATAGCTTTCTCTAATGCCCGGACGGACTTCTCACGGCCTACATCCAGATGCAGAACCATACTGGGATATACAAGAAGACCTCTAAGCGGTAATAAAGGAAAACGACGACCCTTGGATTTACTTTGTATCATCGCTTTCGCACCTCCCATGGTTCATAAGTTGTGTCATATGCATTCATTCTAACAAAAGCCGCATGAAAACACCAACAACCCGTGTCTGCAATTGGTGTTATTGGCACGCTCACCCATTAGTATGTAGTATTCGCTGAACATTCGTGTCCTATGCCGCTGCTCCCCTCTCCTCATCCGCTCAAAAAAATCCCCCGGCAGCTACCCGCCAGAGGATTCCTTCGCACTATTCCTGTCTTATCCAGGCATACTCTCGCCCGAGGCGTCCGCCTTCAGCAGTGAAGGCGCCGAAGAGAAGGTCTCGCCCGATACAGCGGGCATTCTGATGTCTGCCGTGTCCGCGCCGAACAGGTGGCGGAAGACTTCCTCCACGGTGTCCACCGGGATCACCCGCAGCGCGCCGAGGTCGGCGAACAGCGATTGCCAGTTCTCCTTCGGGATCAGCACGGTGGTCGCTCCCGCCTGAAAGGCAGCCTCCACCTTGGCGACCACGCCGCCGACCGGCTTCACGCGGCCATGGATGCCGATCTCCCCGGTGATCGCCACCGTGTTATCCACCGGCAGCTTCCGGATGGCGGAGACGATGGCCACCGCCATGGCAATCCCGGCGGACGGACCGTCAATCGGTGTCCCGCCGGGGAAGTTAATGTGCAGGTCATACTTGTCCGGCTCCAGCTTCATGGTGCGCAGGACGGTCAGCACATTCTCAATCGAGCCCCGGGCCATGCTCTTGCGCCGCACGGTCCGCGAGCCTCCGCGCGTCTCCTCTTCATCGACTACGCCGGTGATATTCAGCCTGCCCGGCCCGTTAAGGGCGGGCGCGGCTGAGACCTCGATCTCCAGCAGCGTGCCCATGCCGGGTCCGTAGACGGCAAGGCCGTTGACCAGTCCGACCTGCGGGGCAGAAGGGATTTTGCGTTCCGTCCGCAGCGGCAGCTGGCTGCTGCTGGCGACCCATTCCACTTCCGCAGCGCTCAGCGTATCCCGGCCTTCGGTCAGCGCGAGACCCGCAGCCAGCTGAATCATATTCACCGCCTCACGGCCGTTCGTAGCATATTGCTGCACGACCTCAACCGCTTCAGGGCTTGGCTTCAGCCCGATCTTCTGGACGGCATCCCGTCCGATCACGGCAATCTCCTCCGGCAGCAGCGGACGGAAATAAATCTCCATGCAGCGCGAACGCAGCGCCGGCGAGATCTCGTCCGGTGATCGTGTCGTGGCTCCTACCAGCCGGAAATCGGCAGGCAGGCCATTTTGGAAGATATCATGGATATACGCTGGTGTATTGCTGTCCTCTGAGTTGTAATAGGCGCTCTCCAGCAGCACCTTGCGGTCTTCCAGCACCTTCAGCAGCTTATTCATCTGAATGGGATGCAGCTCACCAATCTCATCAAGGAACAGAATTCCGCCATGCGCCTTGGTCACCGCTCCCGGCTTCGGCTGCGGGACTCCGGCCACGCCCATGGCCCCTGCTCCCTGATAGATCGGATCATGCACGGAGCCGATCAGCGGATCGGCAATTCCGCGCTCGTCGAAGCGCGCCGTAGTGGCATCGATCTCTGTGAATTTGGCGTCGCGCTTGAACGGCGATAACGCATTCTTCTTCGCTTCCTCCATAAC
This genomic interval from Paenibacillus sp. FSL H8-0332 contains the following:
- a CDS encoding non-ribosomal peptide synthetase module — its product is MAQRLAMEYVNATMQMTEFQLNQFLLTADTSYISHRVKVLGAGEQEIVLEEAGGEEVHLSFERKGGIYMGSLSCRVVNPHLINAVRKLFFMYKGTGTVNRIYKDLTMMYYYEGGSVRRISEVRPGGIKLIYQHKYSVAEMLAVYKLQSVECEIEQLRQEVNRLLDMRNCSQQEAVIKEVDERLAEAAYRLFRLEA
- the lon gene encoding endopeptidase La; translated protein: MIQSKSKGRRFPLLPLRGLLVYPSMVLHLDVGREKSVRALEKAMVEDNLILLCSQSEVNIEEPGQEDIFRVGTVANVRQMLKLPNGTIRVLVEGVERAEILHYTDNEEYYEVMARELPEQEDVDQESDALMRSVLSQFEHYITLSKKVTPETLAAVSDIEEPGRLADVITSHLALKIKDKQEILETIDVSKRLEKLLDILNNEREVLELERKISQRVKKQMEKTQKEYYLREQMKAIQKELGEKEGRAGEADELRAQMEEKNLPERVQEKIEKEIDRLEKMPASSAEGSVIRNYVDWLLSLPWSEATEDDLDIRKAEEVLDADHYGLEKPKERVLEYLAVQKLVKGLKGPILCLVGPPGVGKTSLARSIARSLNRKFVRISLGGVRDEAEIRGHRRTYVGAMPGRIIQGMKTAGSTNPVFLLDEIDKMAADFRGDPSAALLEVLDPEQNNTFSDHFVELPFDLSNVMFVTTANAVHNIPRPLLDRMEMLFIPGYTELEKLQIASRYLLPKQRKSHGLAEEQLSIGDDTLLKMVREYTRESGVRNLEQQIAALCRKAAKQIVSEEKERVSILPEEIKDYLGASKFRYGMAELEDQIGTVTGLAWTEVGGDTLLIEVTVVQGTGKLTLTGQLGDVMKESAQAAFSYTRSKAEELGLAPDFHEKNDIHIHIPEGAIPKDGPSAGITIATALISALTKRYVSKHVAMTGEITLRGRVLPIGGLKEKSLAAHRAGYKKILIPKDNERDLKDIPESVLSDVEFVPVSHMDQVLKHALVDHADGINTDSDTDTEISIEAPSSVH
- the yihA gene encoding ribosome biogenesis GTP-binding protein YihA/YsxC; this encodes MKVNNAEFIISAVGPDQYPMDALPEIALAGRSNVGKSSLINRMINRKNLARTSSTPGKTQHMNYYRVNESMYFVDFPGYGYAKVSKTQRASWGKMVEKYMAERETLKMVLLIVDLRHPPTVNDKMMFDWLKHYDLPLCVVATKADKIPKTRWPKHIKIMKQELGVLPGDSFIAYSSEIGLGKDELWELIDRHTLPTEEELPAEPDDQDSGDEPQHEAPSET
- the lonB gene encoding ATP-dependent protease LonB, with the protein product MELSILLMVVQLFFALVIGVYFWNLLRGQKTNKTAVDRESRKELDKLRKMRMISLTKPLSEKTRPASIDDIVGQKDGLRALKAALCSANPQHVIIYGPPGVGKTAAARVVMEEAKKNALSPFKRDAKFTEIDATTARFDERGIADPLIGSVHDPIYQGAGAMGVAGVPQPKPGAVTKAHGGILFLDEIGELHPIQMNKLLKVLEDRKVLLESAYYNSEDSNTPAYIHDIFQNGLPADFRLVGATTRSPDEISPALRSRCMEIYFRPLLPEEIAVIGRDAVQKIGLKPSPEAVEVVQQYATNGREAVNMIQLAAGLALTEGRDTLSAAEVEWVASSSQLPLRTERKIPSAPQVGLVNGLAVYGPGMGTLLEIEVSAAPALNGPGRLNITGVVDEEETRGGSRTVRRKSMARGSIENVLTVLRTMKLEPDKYDLHINFPGGTPIDGPSAGIAMAVAIVSAIRKLPVDNTVAITGEIGIHGRVKPVGGVVAKVEAAFQAGATTVLIPKENWQSLFADLGALRVIPVDTVEEVFRHLFGADTADIRMPAVSGETFSSAPSLLKADASGESMPG